Below is a genomic region from Virgibacillus dokdonensis.
TCCCTAAACTATCAACAAATTAATGAAAATTCAATCAGAGTTAATGTTTCCTGTGTACCATTATAACTCAAATATCAACGTTTGACATTTCCCAATAAAATTGATTAATTTAGTTTTTCATAATCACTCTATTTGTTACAATTAGTAATTACACATAACTATAAACTTATTTTATCCTTCGGCCAATAAGGGGCTGTTGCACAATCAGGTAATTGATTGTGTAACAGCTTTTTTGTGTATACACAAAAAAACAGACCACAAAGGGTCTGCTCTCATGTATTATTAATTTATGACAAATAAAAGAATAATACAAACCCAGTATACGCAAACTGCAGCAAATTATCAATTATATTTACCGATGGATGTAGAAGAAATGATTCCTATGGATGATTCGGTCCGGCTCCACTGCCTCTTATGTGAAAGGATGGATTATAGAGAACTACTACAGGCATACGCTTCCAAAGGGAGAAAACCAGCAGTCGATTCAGTCATTCTATTTAAGGTCATTACCTACGCAGCCTCGCAAAAAATCTACTCTTCCCGAGGGATAGAAAAAGCATGTCGTCGGGATATCAATTTCCGTTGGCTTCTTCAAGGGTATGCAGCTCCTGATCATTCTACTATCAGTCGTTTCAAGCAAAAATATCTGACCGATACGGTGATGGAACAGCTCTTCTTTCAACAAGTCGTGTGGCTTTATCAACAAGAAGCGATTACCGGTGAAACCATCTATATCGATGGCACCAAAATCGAAGCGTATGCCAATCGGTATTCTTTCGTATGGAAAAAGGCAATCACCAAACATGAAGCCAAGATGTATACCAAATGGCAAGCCCTGCTGGAACAGATCAATACAACATACTGTCAGATTTTCACCAGTCCTTACGAGACCTTTTTAGAAGATTTGAAAAAAGTGCTTGTTTTCCTGGAGAAAGTAAAAGCGAAAGAAAACATCACGTTCGTTTATGGAAAGGGGAAAAGAAAAACGGTCCTTCAACGTTATCATGAACAAGTAAAGGAAATGCTTCAACGTAAAGAACACTACGATACTTCCAATCAGATTATGGGAGAGAAACGAAACAGTTATTCTAAAACAGACCATAATGCCACGTTTATGCGAATGAAAGATGATCCTATGAGGAATGGTCAACTCAAACCAGCTTATAATGTCCAAGCTGCCGTGGATGCGGAATTTATCGTTGGGATCAATGCGTTTTCCGATCGAAACGACACAACAACATTGATTCCAATGCTTCAATACGTAAAGGAACATCTTCCCTTTACCTATCGCAACATCGTCGCAGATTCTGGATATGAAAGCGAAGAAAATTACGTGTATTTAAAGAAGCAAAAACAGACGGCCTATATCAAGCCGCAAAATCATGAACGCAAGAAAAAAGCTTCTTTCAAAAAGGACATCAGACACCGAGAAAACATGGCTTATGATAAAAGCACAGATACCTATACCTGTGCCAATAACCAGCAGCTGCATGCCATTAGAAACTACACGCGAACCTCGCAGACTGGCTATCAATCTAAGGTAACCGTCTACGAATGTGAAGATTGTACAGGTTGTCCG
It encodes:
- a CDS encoding IS1182 family transposase, encoding MTNKRIIQTQYTQTAANYQLYLPMDVEEMIPMDDSVRLHCLLCERMDYRELLQAYASKGRKPAVDSVILFKVITYAASQKIYSSRGIEKACRRDINFRWLLQGYAAPDHSTISRFKQKYLTDTVMEQLFFQQVVWLYQQEAITGETIYIDGTKIEAYANRYSFVWKKAITKHEAKMYTKWQALLEQINTTYCQIFTSPYETFLEDLKKVLVFLEKVKAKENITFVYGKGKRKTVLQRYHEQVKEMLQRKEHYDTSNQIMGEKRNSYSKTDHNATFMRMKDDPMRNGQLKPAYNVQAAVDAEFIVGINAFSDRNDTTTLIPMLQYVKEHLPFTYRNIVADSGYESEENYVYLKKQKQTAYIKPQNHERKKKASFKKDIRHRENMAYDKSTDTYTCANNQQLHAIRNYTRTSQTGYQSKVTVYECEDCTGCPLKEKCTKAKGNRQLHVAKEFLAYRETAQENILTETGTLYRMNRSIQVEGTFGVLKEDYHLKKFRTRGIGNVRNELLILAFGYNLNKIHTKIQANRLNLYYHPLKTA